A window of the Paenibacillus woosongensis genome harbors these coding sequences:
- a CDS encoding copper amine oxidase N-terminal domain-containing protein, giving the protein MRKIWATILSALLIFPLVLQTPAQAAQAISIYINGVKLPTDQAPVLVGSRAMLPLRAIFEALDAEVDWNNKTKTVSAWKDGTTVVLKINARTATVNNQTLSLDVPAQILQGRTLVPVRFVSEALGEDVVWDASSKTVYITTNSNPVSADPVTYVSARDIADNGDGRDMQISFSRASNQSSIDHYRVMVVKANKTSGFNLASALKVPSANYTSVAVGSIDPTITLTSQSRDVEGDLIKAGQSYVVYVVSVGKGNLASALSYPSSSITLGTKNSVAAVSNVRVTDVSDYGDGRDLYVTFTRPSKDSDISSYRIFVVKTKDASKFDLATANGLSSQYYTVVNKTSNSTLSTALSSSVRDSAGDYIRNGVPYTVFVQSISSNTGSAAHKLSAASSSITLSTGSVAAPVITQVLDESDYGDGRDLRISFTKLADESKISGYRVFVVKASDYGSFNLTKANNVSSSNYTEWNKDGYNFNRNLPSGARDVDGATIRNGVNYRVFVMAVGSGAYAGNNALSSPSYAITLLNNYSVGKVSNLNVSDVSDYNDGRDLLVSFNRASDESNLSHYRVLVVKASNAGKFDLAKANAVSRENYTQINKGGNSYVTQALSSGARDVDGAAIRNGVNYRVFVLSVGSGSYAGNNALTGPSSAITLSNNYNIGAISGLDVQDVNDNNDGRDLQVSFTRASDESNISHYRVYVVKAANAGSFNASKALGVPAANYTRVDKAGSYLSFTLPYNARDVDGAAIRNGVSYRVFVLSVGYDGSASSSALSAASAAITLSGNSAVTPVGNLSAAVNGNHGDGRDIVVNFTRSTAENNIAEHRILVVPASQYFGKEEANAVRSPNYTVVSAGRDVSQAMTASTRDVNGNGLKTGEAYRVYVLSVSKSGTASLNALAGPSGDIRLTAVDPAAPSATGVSVSADGNSASLIVSFTKPANENGISSYAVLLVPAGEGMNESRASGLESRLYRTIGKGGTPIVTFTEADVDASGNAITAGTAYQAYVLSIADGTNATVNRLSDPSNSAALTIANP; this is encoded by the coding sequence GTGAGGAAAATTTGGGCTACTATACTATCAGCACTCTTAATTTTTCCATTAGTATTACAGACACCAGCTCAAGCAGCACAAGCCATCAGCATTTATATTAACGGGGTCAAACTGCCGACGGATCAAGCGCCGGTTCTGGTTGGAAGCCGGGCCATGCTGCCCCTGCGCGCTATTTTTGAGGCGCTGGATGCAGAGGTAGACTGGAATAATAAGACGAAGACCGTGTCCGCCTGGAAAGATGGCACGACCGTCGTACTAAAGATCAATGCCAGAACAGCCACGGTCAACAACCAAACGTTGAGCCTTGACGTACCTGCGCAGATTCTCCAGGGAAGAACGCTGGTTCCGGTCCGCTTCGTCAGCGAAGCTCTAGGCGAGGATGTCGTGTGGGATGCTTCCAGCAAGACCGTGTATATTACAACGAACAGCAATCCGGTGTCAGCCGATCCTGTCACATACGTATCGGCCAGAGATATCGCCGACAACGGGGATGGCCGCGATATGCAGATCAGCTTCTCGCGGGCTTCGAATCAGTCCTCCATCGACCACTACCGGGTCATGGTCGTTAAGGCGAACAAAACGTCCGGATTTAATCTGGCCTCGGCCCTGAAGGTGCCTTCTGCCAACTATACAAGCGTAGCAGTCGGAAGCATCGATCCGACAATTACGTTAACCTCGCAATCCCGTGACGTTGAAGGGGATTTGATCAAGGCAGGACAATCCTACGTAGTGTACGTAGTTTCTGTCGGCAAGGGCAACTTGGCTAGCGCCCTGTCCTACCCATCGTCTTCCATTACGCTGGGCACCAAAAATTCGGTGGCGGCGGTGTCGAATGTAAGGGTCACCGACGTCAGTGACTATGGAGACGGAAGAGATCTTTATGTAACCTTTACGAGACCTTCCAAGGATAGCGATATTTCCAGCTACCGTATCTTTGTCGTCAAGACGAAGGATGCAAGCAAGTTCGATCTTGCCACGGCGAACGGGCTGTCCAGCCAATATTACACCGTTGTCAACAAAACATCGAACAGCACGCTGTCGACAGCGTTAAGCTCAAGCGTAAGAGATTCTGCCGGGGACTATATCAGGAACGGTGTGCCTTATACCGTATTCGTACAGTCGATCAGCAGCAATACGGGCAGCGCAGCACATAAGCTGTCTGCCGCATCGTCTTCGATCACGCTGAGCACGGGATCGGTAGCGGCACCAGTGATTACGCAGGTGCTTGATGAAAGCGATTATGGGGATGGCCGCGACCTGCGCATCAGCTTCACGAAGCTGGCCGATGAATCCAAAATTAGCGGCTACCGCGTGTTCGTCGTGAAAGCCAGCGATTACGGTTCTTTTAATCTGACGAAGGCCAACAATGTGTCCAGCTCGAATTATACCGAATGGAACAAAGACGGCTATAACTTTAATCGTAACTTGCCTTCAGGAGCAAGGGACGTAGACGGAGCGACCATCCGCAACGGGGTCAACTACCGGGTGTTCGTGATGGCGGTAGGCAGCGGCGCTTATGCAGGCAACAATGCGCTGTCCAGCCCGTCCTATGCTATTACGCTGCTTAACAATTACAGTGTAGGCAAGGTTTCGAATCTGAACGTCAGCGATGTCAGCGACTACAATGACGGCCGCGACCTGCTGGTATCGTTCAACCGTGCTTCGGATGAATCCAATCTGAGCCATTACCGCGTCCTTGTTGTCAAGGCTTCTAATGCGGGCAAGTTCGATCTGGCGAAAGCGAACGCCGTATCCAGAGAGAACTATACGCAAATTAACAAAGGCGGCAACAGCTATGTAACGCAGGCTCTGTCCTCTGGCGCAAGAGATGTTGACGGTGCGGCCATCCGCAACGGGGTCAACTACCGGGTGTTCGTGCTATCGGTAGGTAGCGGCAGCTATGCGGGCAACAACGCGCTGACTGGGCCATCCTCCGCGATCACGCTGAGCAACAACTATAATATTGGCGCCATAAGCGGCCTGGATGTACAAGACGTGAATGACAATAACGATGGCCGGGATCTGCAGGTATCGTTCACCCGCGCTTCCGATGAATCGAATATTAGCCATTACCGCGTCTATGTGGTCAAAGCCGCCAATGCAGGCAGCTTTAATGCTTCTAAAGCGCTCGGGGTTCCCGCAGCAAACTATACCCGCGTCGACAAAGCCGGATCCTACTTGAGCTTTACGCTTCCTTATAACGCGCGGGATGTGGATGGAGCGGCCATTCGCAACGGCGTAAGCTATCGCGTGTTCGTGCTCTCTGTAGGCTATGACGGCTCCGCAAGCTCAAGCGCATTATCCGCTGCTTCAGCGGCAATTACGCTTAGCGGCAACAGTGCAGTAACGCCGGTCGGGAACTTGTCGGCGGCGGTCAATGGGAATCATGGCGACGGACGGGATATTGTCGTCAACTTCACAAGATCAACCGCAGAGAACAATATCGCTGAGCATCGCATCCTGGTTGTGCCGGCAAGCCAATATTTCGGCAAGGAAGAGGCTAACGCAGTTAGATCGCCTAACTATACAGTGGTCTCGGCAGGCAGAGATGTCTCCCAGGCTATGACGGCTTCCACGCGCGACGTGAACGGCAACGGGCTGAAGACGGGCGAAGCCTACCGGGTATACGTTCTGTCCGTATCCAAGAGCGGCACGGCTTCCTTGAACGCTCTGGCCGGTCCATCCGGTGACATCCGCCTGACGGCCGTTGATCCTGCTGCTCCTTCGGCAACGGGTGTCAGCGTTTCGGCGGACGGTAACTCCGCAAGCCTTATCGTCAGCTTCACCAAGCCTGCGAACGAGAACGGCATTTCCTCGTATGCGGTCCTGCTTGTTCCGGCAGGCGAGGGTATGAACGAGTCTCGGGCGAGCGGATTGGAGTCCCGCTTGTATAGAACCATCGGCAAAGGCGGAACGCCGATTGTGACATTTACGGAGGCCGATGTGGACGCCTCCGGCAATGCGATTACAGCAGGCACGGCTTACCAAGCCTATGTACTGTCCATTGCTGACGGAACGAACGCTACCGTGAACCGGTTGTCCGATCCGTCCAACTCCGCAGCCCTGACCATTGCCAATCCTTAA
- a CDS encoding GNAT family N-acetyltransferase produces the protein MFDRFPALSTERLQLREVTLEDMEAAAELYGNSVMMKTRQGPEKHLDIQASKDSRRTAVPERETAAHRIQEWFMTPYQEQRGIRFGIYLKHSNRLIGSCGFYRWNKAHYKAELVFDLHSEYRKRGLLKEALNALIAFGFDSMKLNRIEARIEGGNQPAQRTLLSLGFRHEGIERESEFEDGKFIDIACFSLLKGDGPPPVHLVK, from the coding sequence ATGTTTGACCGCTTCCCCGCCCTATCCACCGAGCGTCTTCAATTGCGAGAAGTGACGCTGGAGGATATGGAGGCGGCTGCAGAGCTGTATGGAAATTCCGTAATGATGAAGACTCGCCAGGGGCCTGAGAAGCATCTGGACATTCAGGCGAGCAAGGATTCCCGCAGAACGGCGGTTCCGGAACGGGAGACCGCTGCACACCGCATACAGGAATGGTTTATGACTCCCTATCAGGAGCAGCGGGGAATTCGCTTCGGCATTTATTTAAAACACAGCAACCGGCTGATCGGATCCTGCGGTTTTTACCGCTGGAACAAAGCTCATTACAAGGCAGAGCTCGTATTCGATCTTCATTCCGAGTACCGCAAGCGAGGCTTGCTCAAAGAGGCGTTAAACGCACTTATTGCCTTTGGCTTCGATTCTATGAAGCTGAACCGGATCGAAGCACGGATCGAGGGAGGCAACCAGCCCGCCCAACGCACACTGCTCTCGCTAGGCTTCCGCCACGAGGGCATCGAGCGCGAGTCCGAATTCGAAGACGGCAAATTCATCGATATCGCCTGCTTTAGCTTGTTAAAAGGCGATGGCCCGCCGCCCGTGCATCTTGTGAAGTGA
- a CDS encoding phosphotransferase produces the protein MNNMQEPNDVLIYVSESGELNDRYVWKREQLYQGMNGKFVERFYPSPERSYVFKPVTHEGNGDREAWVYEHVLSSFPPIYPQLIACSAPGRGEAGWGIFEDLGTISHRFDVRHALLVAKQMAWWHSYPPEHWGDVPDTGQKPGLRQMAADLSERKDEAELALEAAGLPRRCVDDILCNMNQAGAGLWAEEAKVLSHGDLHLGNYTVTESGELYILDWEHAHLNVPFWDLYYLIDMSHPRYPKQMTLAYRERILRYYLKQSAYYGKPWEDEETFMETYSLLAAVFSLWMLMLIANDLRQDGGVWSNAELLAQRSEVKASLYDCWSKITQKGQHASEKGRTSYA, from the coding sequence ATGAACAATATGCAGGAGCCGAACGATGTTCTTATATATGTATCCGAGAGCGGCGAGCTTAATGACCGCTATGTGTGGAAAAGGGAACAGCTGTACCAGGGCATGAACGGCAAGTTCGTAGAACGCTTCTATCCCTCTCCCGAACGAAGCTACGTTTTCAAGCCGGTAACCCATGAAGGGAACGGGGATCGCGAGGCCTGGGTGTACGAGCATGTCCTATCCTCCTTCCCGCCTATATATCCGCAGCTGATTGCGTGTTCTGCGCCTGGCCGGGGCGAGGCGGGCTGGGGCATCTTCGAGGATCTAGGGACGATCAGCCATCGCTTCGACGTTAGGCATGCCCTGCTTGTGGCTAAACAGATGGCCTGGTGGCATTCTTATCCGCCCGAGCATTGGGGCGATGTCCCGGATACGGGGCAGAAGCCGGGGCTGCGGCAGATGGCTGCTGACCTGTCCGAGCGAAAGGACGAAGCGGAGCTTGCCTTGGAAGCAGCGGGACTGCCTCGCAGGTGTGTTGATGATATTCTGTGCAATATGAATCAAGCGGGAGCCGGTCTGTGGGCGGAGGAAGCGAAGGTACTGTCGCACGGGGATCTGCACCTTGGCAATTACACAGTTACGGAGAGCGGTGAACTGTACATCCTGGACTGGGAGCACGCCCATCTGAACGTTCCCTTCTGGGATTTATATTATCTGATCGATATGTCGCACCCCCGGTATCCCAAGCAGATGACGCTGGCTTACCGCGAGCGGATATTGCGGTACTACCTGAAGCAATCTGCTTATTACGGCAAACCGTGGGAGGACGAGGAGACATTCATGGAAACGTACAGCCTGTTAGCGGCGGTATTCTCGCTATGGATGCTGATGCTGATTGCGAATGATCTGCGGCAGGATGGAGGCGTCTGGTCCAATGCCGAGCTTCTGGCTCAACGGAGCGAGGTAAAGGCCAGCTTGTACGATTGCTGGAGCAAAATTACACAGAAAGGACAGCATGCCAGTGAAAAAGGTCGGACTAGTTATGCGTAA
- a CDS encoding glycosyltransferase gives MKKVGLVMRKIQFAEAQGPRVFAERLQALAAELGVEIIFISPERHVSGHDWIPGYEHEKGDLVNYDIVLDQIYAQGIEHVIFTVSGFTYLKMFIKNSVLFPHSFPDPALTGYEMMKPFYSIVDKAIVQTEFLKKQLDSVFGVTDVDVIPIGFSEELANRYFDPGAIVHNRVLWIGRDEENRRPDLVLEYARRNPDREVYMVFGGERYRESMKKYNIPGNVKLQFALSQAEIFQLMNSAKVYWSCSKFDTFAMPLTEALAMGKIVVKPEHPCYDHISSRHAFAGNEHNWFELVNMALDSPHSHSLDNREYAFGKFSSTVMKEGYRQFFDGWLK, from the coding sequence GTGAAAAAGGTCGGACTAGTTATGCGTAAAATCCAGTTTGCCGAAGCCCAGGGGCCGCGCGTATTTGCCGAGCGCCTCCAGGCTTTGGCGGCTGAGCTTGGAGTGGAAATCATCTTTATTTCGCCGGAGCGCCATGTCAGCGGCCATGACTGGATTCCCGGCTACGAACATGAGAAAGGAGATTTGGTCAACTACGACATCGTACTTGACCAAATTTATGCCCAGGGGATCGAGCATGTCATCTTTACGGTATCGGGATTCACTTATTTGAAGATGTTCATCAAGAACAGCGTTCTGTTTCCGCACAGCTTCCCGGATCCGGCCTTAACAGGGTACGAAATGATGAAGCCTTTCTACAGCATCGTGGACAAGGCTATCGTGCAGACCGAGTTCCTGAAAAAGCAGCTGGACAGCGTGTTTGGCGTTACCGATGTCGATGTGATTCCGATCGGCTTCAGCGAGGAGCTGGCGAATCGTTATTTCGATCCGGGTGCGATCGTGCATAACCGCGTGCTGTGGATCGGCCGGGATGAGGAAAACCGCCGGCCGGATCTGGTACTGGAATATGCCCGGCGCAATCCGGACCGGGAAGTGTACATGGTATTCGGCGGCGAGCGTTACCGGGAGAGCATGAAAAAGTATAATATTCCGGGCAACGTCAAGCTGCAGTTTGCTTTGTCGCAGGCCGAGATTTTTCAGCTGATGAATTCAGCCAAAGTATACTGGAGCTGCTCTAAATTCGATACGTTTGCGATGCCGCTGACGGAAGCGCTGGCCATGGGCAAAATCGTCGTGAAGCCGGAGCATCCCTGCTATGACCATATCAGCTCGCGGCATGCCTTCGCCGGGAATGAGCACAACTGGTTCGAGCTGGTCAATATGGCGCTGGATTCGCCGCACTCCCATTCCCTGGATAACCGGGAATATGCTTTTGGCAAATTTTCGAGCACGGTGATGAAGGAAGGGTATCGCCAGTTTTTTGATGGATGGTTAAAATAA
- a CDS encoding ABC transporter permease: protein MNIYQSIKMAFKSVAGNKTRSFLTMLGIIIGVSSVITLVSVGQGTASSITKQLQGLGTDLLTVNIMGRGATTSLSYEEVMELKEISGVKAVSPVISGNATVKKGTVNDTYAVEGITPAYEEVKNFHVQSGRYILDIDNEYRMKVAVIGSEVASDFFGINNPVGQTLQLNGVSFKIVGLLETIGTSATGSNDDKILIPISTAERFLQSRGIRSYTVQADSTELVSSTQERLKAWLDEKFMYADNAYSVFSAQEMMDTLNSTTQMLSLALGGIAGISLLVGGIGIMNIMLVSVSERTREIGVRKAIGAKKRDILLQFLIESTALSGFGGLIGVALGYGASALISSMSTLSTEVSMSIVAVSFSFSLFIGIVFGVIPANKAAKLRPIYALRTD, encoded by the coding sequence TTGAATATTTACCAGTCCATCAAAATGGCCTTTAAAAGCGTAGCAGGCAACAAAACTCGTTCTTTCCTGACGATGCTGGGCATCATTATCGGCGTATCCTCCGTAATTACGCTGGTTTCGGTCGGCCAGGGCACGGCGTCCTCCATCACCAAGCAGCTTCAAGGGCTCGGCACCGACCTGCTTACCGTTAATATTATGGGCCGGGGGGCGACCACTTCATTAAGCTATGAAGAGGTTATGGAATTGAAGGAGATCAGCGGGGTGAAAGCCGTCTCCCCGGTCATTTCCGGGAATGCAACGGTGAAGAAAGGAACCGTAAACGATACGTATGCGGTGGAAGGCATTACGCCAGCCTACGAAGAGGTGAAGAATTTCCACGTCCAATCCGGACGCTACATTCTGGATATCGATAATGAATACCGGATGAAGGTAGCTGTGATCGGCTCCGAGGTGGCCAGCGATTTTTTCGGAATCAATAATCCGGTGGGCCAGACGCTGCAGTTAAACGGGGTAAGCTTCAAAATCGTTGGCCTGCTGGAGACGATCGGCACTAGCGCAACGGGCTCCAATGACGATAAAATCCTCATTCCGATTTCGACGGCCGAACGGTTCCTGCAAAGCCGGGGGATTCGTTCCTACACCGTCCAGGCGGATTCAACCGAGCTCGTCTCTAGCACACAGGAGCGGCTGAAGGCCTGGCTGGACGAGAAGTTCATGTATGCCGACAATGCGTACAGCGTCTTCAGCGCCCAGGAGATGATGGACACGCTGAATTCGACCACGCAGATGCTCTCGCTGGCCTTGGGAGGAATCGCAGGTATTTCCCTGCTCGTCGGGGGAATCGGCATTATGAATATCATGCTTGTATCGGTCAGTGAACGAACGCGGGAAATCGGCGTGCGCAAAGCGATAGGCGCCAAGAAGCGAGACATTCTGCTCCAATTTCTGATCGAATCTACCGCGCTGAGCGGCTTCGGGGGCCTGATTGGCGTCGCGCTAGGTTATGGAGCCAGCGCCCTAATCTCCAGCATGTCGACCTTGAGTACCGAGGTATCCATGTCGATTGTGGCCGTCTCCTTCAGCTTCTCGCTGTTCATCGGCATCGTATTCGGCGTGATTCCGGCCAACAAAGCGGCCAAGCTGCGGCCCATTTACGCTTTACGCACCGACTAA
- a CDS encoding ABC transporter ATP-binding protein — protein MPQPLIEVKDLGHGYIMAGEMMPVLQNISFTIHHGEFVAIIGPSGSGKSTLMNMLGCLDIANEGRYLLDGQDVRELSDNKLAQIRNEKIGFIFQQYNLLPKLSAFENVELPLIYRNVPYKERRRAAEESLRLVGLEDRMHNRPSALSGGQQQRVAIARAIAGKPPMLLADEPTGALDSKTGAEVMAKMQELNRLGHTIIIITHDLSIAEQAKRLIRIMDGKIVEDRGNEP, from the coding sequence TTGCCGCAACCGTTAATCGAAGTTAAGGACCTCGGCCACGGCTATATCATGGCGGGAGAAATGATGCCGGTGCTGCAAAATATTTCTTTTACCATCCATCATGGCGAATTCGTCGCTATCATCGGCCCCTCCGGCTCAGGTAAATCCACCCTGATGAATATGCTGGGCTGCCTTGATATCGCAAACGAGGGTCGCTACCTGCTGGATGGCCAGGATGTCCGCGAACTGTCCGACAACAAACTGGCGCAAATCCGCAATGAGAAGATCGGCTTCATCTTTCAGCAGTATAATCTGCTGCCCAAGCTGTCGGCCTTCGAGAATGTAGAGCTGCCGCTTATTTACCGCAACGTCCCCTACAAGGAACGGCGCAGGGCTGCCGAGGAGTCGCTGCGGCTCGTCGGACTCGAGGACCGCATGCATAACCGACCTTCGGCATTATCGGGCGGCCAGCAGCAGCGAGTAGCGATCGCCCGGGCCATTGCAGGCAAGCCGCCAATGCTGCTGGCCGATGAGCCGACAGGAGCGCTCGACAGCAAGACAGGCGCCGAGGTGATGGCCAAGATGCAGGAGCTCAACCGGCTGGGCCATACGATTATCATCATTACTCACGACCTGAGCATTGCCGAGCAGGCCAAACGCCTCATCCGGATCATGGACGGCAAAATCGTCGAAGATCGGGGGAATGAGCCTTGA
- a CDS encoding efflux RND transporter periplasmic adaptor subunit → MKKKWLWPGLGAAAILIIASVLYIILAKDKQAQQPVMEQSTARVAKGDILVSVSGAGSIISTEEETVRTKDEGVVAEVKVKEGDVVQKGQTLLTFEDNDLSGSIAAKESSLENEQLNLEELQDKYKREVYDGGTEESLASIKLSITKQEKNIQTIKDEIASLKEDMIAPDPLTAPIDGTITAVHISSGERAKEGNELFTLIDYQALSATVSIDELDIPKVQTDMRAEVKLDAIPNQTFAGVVTGIANEGKASGGVSLFDVTVKLDKSEGIRAGMSAEVTIILEEKTDVLTLPIEAVQKVGEDDMVILPSAVKTASSLEAPASTGRSKPNPNVSSPEPEQQEQQGPQGQQGQQRQQAQQGSSGNPAGGLMQKVEVGVHDETRIEIVNGLQEGDEVVIPTVRRSASSNNQAGQQMMPGGSMPGAGFGGMGGGTGGVIPGGGASGGGGAMRRSGGGFQ, encoded by the coding sequence ATGAAGAAAAAATGGCTATGGCCCGGCCTTGGAGCAGCTGCCATCCTGATCATTGCATCCGTGCTTTACATCATATTGGCGAAAGACAAGCAGGCCCAGCAACCCGTTATGGAACAGAGCACAGCCCGGGTTGCCAAAGGAGATATTCTCGTCAGCGTCTCGGGAGCCGGCAGCATTATTTCCACGGAAGAAGAGACGGTACGTACAAAAGACGAAGGCGTCGTTGCCGAAGTGAAGGTCAAGGAGGGCGATGTCGTCCAAAAGGGACAGACGCTGCTAACCTTTGAGGACAATGATCTCAGCGGCAGCATTGCCGCCAAGGAGTCCTCCCTGGAAAACGAGCAGCTGAATCTGGAGGAATTGCAGGACAAGTACAAACGTGAAGTATACGACGGAGGAACCGAAGAGTCGCTCGCCTCTATCAAGTTGTCCATCACCAAACAGGAGAAAAACATCCAGACGATTAAGGATGAGATCGCCTCGCTAAAAGAAGATATGATCGCCCCAGACCCGTTAACTGCACCGATCGACGGAACGATAACGGCGGTCCATATTTCTTCCGGCGAGCGGGCAAAGGAAGGGAATGAACTCTTCACCCTTATTGATTATCAAGCGCTAAGCGCGACCGTCAGCATCGATGAGCTGGATATCCCCAAGGTGCAAACAGACATGCGGGCCGAGGTCAAGCTGGATGCTATCCCTAACCAGACCTTTGCGGGCGTCGTTACCGGCATTGCCAACGAAGGAAAAGCGTCCGGCGGGGTGTCGCTGTTTGATGTAACCGTGAAGCTGGACAAGTCCGAAGGCATCCGCGCAGGGATGTCGGCGGAGGTCACAATTATTCTGGAAGAGAAAACGGATGTGCTGACCTTGCCTATCGAGGCTGTGCAGAAGGTCGGAGAGGACGATATGGTCATCCTTCCTTCCGCTGTCAAGACGGCTTCCAGCCTAGAAGCGCCGGCTAGTACGGGGCGGAGCAAGCCGAATCCGAATGTATCGTCACCTGAACCAGAGCAGCAGGAACAGCAAGGACCACAAGGACAGCAGGGGCAGCAGAGGCAGCAAGCGCAGCAAGGAAGCAGCGGGAACCCGGCAGGAGGACTGATGCAGAAGGTCGAGGTCGGAGTTCATGACGAGACACGCATCGAAATTGTGAACGGGCTGCAGGAAGGCGATGAGGTCGTCATTCCAACGGTCCGAAGATCCGCTTCCTCCAACAATCAAGCTGGACAGCAAATGATGCCTGGCGGCAGCATGCCGGGTGCAGGCTTCGGCGGAATGGGCGGAGGTACGGGCGGCGTCATACCTGGCGGCGGCGCGTCCGGCGGCGGAGGAGCTATGCGCAGAAGCGGAGGCGGCTTCCAATGA